CTGGTACTTCGGCGTGGCCGCGCTATTGCCGCCGGGCGTGGTGCAGTGGCTCTCGCAACCGCATGCGTGGCACCTGGTGCTGTTCGATATCCGTTGGCCGACGCTGGAGACGCTCGCGGGCTTCCTCGGTCTCACGCTCTACACCACGGCCTTCATCGGTGAAGAGATCCGCGCCGGTCTGCGCGGTGTGCCCCCCGGGCAGACGCACGCGGCCGCCGCGCTGGGCCTGGGCCGCTTCGCCGTCTTTCGTCACGTGGTGCTGCCGCAGGCCGTGCGCATTGCAATGCCGCCGCTGTTCGGTCAGTACATGAACGTGGTGAAGAACTCGTCGCTCACGATGGCGATCGGCCTCGCGGATCTCTCGTACGCGTCGCGCCAGGTCGAGACCGAAACGTTCAAGACGTTCCAGGCCTTCGGCATCGCCACGTTGCTCTACATCGGCGCGATCGCCGTGATCGAGGCCGTCAGCATGGCTACCACGCATCGGCACGCCGCCGCCCCATCTCGCTGAATTTCACGACCTCACCGACTTCACCGATCGCCGCTGCGTTGACCGTGGCCGTCGGCGAGCGAACTCCCGGACGCCCCCATGAACGCCTCCGCCGTACTCGACAACCTGCCCTATCTCCTGTGGGGGGACTTTCCCGACGGTCCGCTCGCCGGTGCCGCGCTCACACTCGTGCTCGCAAGCGTGAGCGCCGCGGCCTCCGGCGTGCTGGGTCTTGCCGGCGGCATCGCACTCGCCATGCTGGATGGCCCCGGGCGCTGGGTGCTGACGCTCGTCATCGGCTTCTTTCGCGCCATCCCCGTCCTGATGCTGATCTTCTGGACGTACTTCCTGCTGCCGATCCTCTTCGGCGTGAACGTGCCCGGTCTTGCCACCGTCGCCTGCGCTCTGGCGCTGATCGGCGGCGCATACCTTTCGCACACGGTCCATGCCGGCATTCGCGGCGTGGGCGTCGCGCAGTGGCAGGCCGGCATGTCGCTCGGTCTCACGCGAGCGCAAACGCTGCGCCACATCGTGCTGCCGCAGGCGCTGCGCATCATGACGCCATCCTTCATCAACCAGTGGGTGTCGCTGGTCAAGGACACGTCGCTTGCCTATATCGTCGGGGTGGCGGAGCTCTCCTTCGTCGCCACGCAAGTCAACAGCCGCCTGATGGTCTACCCGGCGGAAGTGTTCGCGTTCGTCGCGCTGATCTATTTCGTGATGTGCAGCGTGCTCGAGTGGCTGTGCACGAGACTGCTGGGCAAGCCGTTAAGGCCGCAGTCGCAGGCCCCGATGGCGCAAAAGACACAGTCCCGGGGAGGCTGGCGGCGCATCGTGGCAATGCGCATGCCGGGCACAGCGGGGCTGCAGAGGATCGCGGAACGTCATCAGGCGCGTCGCGCCGCGGGCGAACTCGCCGAGCGCGAACGGCGCTCGGACTTCAGTCACGATTGGCCTGGATGACGGTAAGCGCCGTCATGTTGACGATACGGCGCACGGTCGAGCTCGACGTCAACACGTTGACCGGCGCACCCACGCCCAGCAGGAACGGTCCCACGGCCACGTTGCTGCCGGCGCCCGTCTTGAGCAGGTTGTAGGCGATGTTGCCCGAGTCCACGTTCGGGCACACCAGCAGGTTGGCCGCCCCCTTCAGACGCGATTGCGGCAGGATGCGGCTGCGCAACGCTTCGTCGAGCGCGCAGTCGCCATGCATTTCGCCGTCGATCTCCAGCTCCGGCGCCTGCGCCGTCACCATCTCCAGCACGCGACGCATCTTCGTGCCCGACGCCGCACTGCCCGAGCCGAAGTTCGAGCGCGAGAGCAGCGCGACCTTCGGATTGAGGTTCAGCCACGACATCTGCCTGGCGGCGGCCAGCGTGAACTCGGCGATCTGTTCGGCTGTCGGGTCGTCGTTGACGTGGGTGTCGACCAGCGCCACGGTGCGCTTGTCGAGCAGCAGGATGTTCATCGCCGCATAGGTGTTCGCGCCCGGCTGCTTGCCGATCACTTCGTCGACGAAGCGCAGGTGGTCGTGATATGCGCCCACGGTGCCGCAGATCATGCCGTCGGCGTCGCCCAGGCGAACCATCATCGCGCCGATCAGCGTGAGACGGCGACGCATCTCCACGCGGGCCATCTCCTTGGTGATGCCGTCGCGGCAGCGCAGCTCCCAGTAGCTGGTCCAGTACTGGTGGAAGCGCTCGTCGTAGTACGGGTTGGTGACTTCGACGTCTTCGCCCAGACGCAGACGCAGACCGAATTTTTCGATGCGCGCGAGCAGCACCTCGGGGCGTCCCACGAGAATCGGACGGGCCAGCTTCTCGTCGACGATCACCTGCACCGCACGCAGCACACGCTCTTCCTCGCCCTCGGCGAACACGATGCGCGCGCGGCCACCGTCGCGCACGAGCTGCTTGGCCGCCGAGAAGATCGGCTTCATGAACGCGCCCGAGTGATACACGAACTGCTGCAACTGATCGGCGTAAGCGTCGAAATCGGCGATGGGGCGCGTGGCCACGCCGTCTTCCATCGCCGCACGCGCCACGGCCGGCGCGATGCGCACGATGAGACGCGAGTCGAACGGCTTGGGAATCAGGTATTCCGGCCCGAACGACAGGTCATAGGCGCCGTAGGCGGTCGCCACGGAATCGTTCGGTTCTTCCTGCGCCAGACCGGCGATCGCGTGCACCGCCGCGATTTCCATGTTGCGCGTGATCGTGGTCGCGCCCACGTCCAGCGCACCACGGAAGATGTACGGGAAGCACAGCACGTTGTTGACCTGATTGGGGAAATCCGAACGGCCAGTGGCGAGTACCACGTCGTCGCGCGCGGCACGGGCGTCCTCCGGGAAGATTTCCGGGGTCGGGTTGGCCAGCGCCAGGATCAGCGGACGGGCGGCCATGGTCTTCAGCATTTCCGGCTTGAGCACGCCGCCGGCCGACAGACCGAGGAACACGTCGGCGCCCTCGATGACTTCGGCGAGCGTGCGCTTGTCGGTCTTCTGGGCGAAGCGCGCCTTGTCCGGGTCCATGCTGACGGTGCGACCTTCGAACACCACGCCGTCGATGTCGGTCACCCACACGTTCTCGATCGGCAGCCCCAGGTCGAGCATCAGTTCCAGGCAGGCGAGCGCGGCGGCGCCGGCGCCCGAGGTCACCACCTTGACCTCGCGGATGTCCTTGCCCACGACCTTCAGACCGTTGATGAACGCGGCGCTCACGGTGATGGCGGTGCCGTGCTGGTCGTCGTGGAAGACGGGAATCCTCATCCGTTCGCGCAGCTTGCGCTCGACGGTGAAGCACTCGGGCGCCTTGATGTCTTCGAGGTTGATGCCGCCGAAGGTGGCTTCGAGGCTGGCAATGATGTCGACGAGCTTGTCGGGGTCGCTCTCGGTGATCTCGATGTCGAACACGTCGATCCCGGCGAACTTCTTGAAGAGGACGGCCTTGCCTTCCATGACGGGCTTGGAGGCGAGCGCGCCGATGTTGCCCAGGCCCAGCACGGCCGAGCCGTTGGTGATCACGCCGACGAGGTTGCCCCGGCCGGTGTACTTGAACGACGCCGCCGGATCGCCGGCGATTTCCTGGCACGGGATGGCCACGCCCGGGGTGTAGGCGAGCGCCAGATCGCGCTGCGTGACGAGCGGCTTGCTGGCCGTCACCGAAATCTTGCCCGGCGTCGGAAACTGGTGGTATTCCAGGGCGGCCTGGTGGTCGTTGTTGGTGCTCATGGCGTGTCGTCCTCGTTGAATGTCTCGGCTCCGGCATGCGCCGCGAGCCGTTCTCACGACGGTTCCCGCCCTGGCGCATCAGAGGTGAAGCCATTCTAGGCAGCCGCCAGCGGGGGGCGATTCTGAATTACTATGGGGGCATCATGTTTTTGTTATAAGCCCCGTGCACCGGGGGTTTCAGAGGATTGGGGACAGATGGGCGCGATGCCTTTCGATACGGGAGAAGTGGTCCGGCGGCTGACGTCCCGGCTCAAGATGCGTCATCTCGTGCTGTTGCTGCAGATCCAGCAGCACGGCTCGCTCACGCGGGTGGCCGAGCATATGGCAACGAGCCAGCCCGCCGTCACGAGCGCCCTGGCCGAGCTCGAGAGCATGCTCGGCGGCCCACTCTTCGACCGCACCCCGCGCGGCATGACGCCAACGCCGCTGGGCGAAGTCGTTCTCGCCCGCGCCCAGGCAATGGTGCACGACCTGGACCACCTCACGCGCGACATCGAGGCCGTGATGGCGGGGCACGCGGCGCGGCTGCACGTCGGCGTGATCCCCTACATCTCGGGCAAGATGCTCGCCGCCGCCATCCAGCAAACGCTCGCCCAGATCCCGCAGCGCCTGACCGTCACCCTGCACGAAGGGACCAGCGAGGCGCTCATGGCGCAGTTGCGCGATCACACGCTCGACGTCGTGATCGGACGCGCGGCCGCCAGCGTCGATCTCGCGCAGGTGCAGTTCGAAGTGCTTCATCACCAGATGCCGCGCGTGGTCGCCAGCCGGCGTCTGGCGGCGCGGCTCGGGCGCAGCGCCCCCGTGTGGTCGCAACTGGCCGAGCTCGACTGGGTGATGGGAGCGCCCCACACGCCGATGCGCGACCAGTTGTCCGATCTGTTCCTGCACGCGGGCGTGGTGCCGCCCGTGCCCATCGTGGAGAGCTTTTCGTCGCGGTTGACCGGCGAGCTGCTGGCCAGCAGCGAGCGGGCCGTGTCGTTGCTGCCGGCCGACATCGCCGAAGAACTCGTGCGCATTGCCGGCGTCGCCATCGTGCCGTGGTCGCTCACGTGGACGCTGCCGCCCGTGGCGATGTTCACGCGCCGAGAGAATCCCCGCGACATCCACCTCCGGTTCACGCAGGCGCTGCGCGCCCAGTATCAGATGATGACTGCCGGTACCGGCGCCTGAATTCGATTCGCGTCCGCGCGCCTCGGGAAGGTTCGGAAACGCCCTGGGCCGGCCAGGGAAAGGCGCCGAAAGGTCTTCTGACGTCAACACCGGCCAATTTCGCGAATTGAGCCCTTTTCGGCTCGTTTGCCCGGCGATTGCCGGGGCGCTTCGAGCGGTAAGGTGTCGTCCATGACCGATGCCGTCCCCGCCCCGATGTCCGCCGACACCCCGACCGCCGCTGCCGGCCCTGTGCCAGCGCCCGCCCTCGCCCCCGCCCCGTTTGCACGTTCGCCGCACCAGATATTCCTGTCTCCCGCGCTGCTGCCCACGCAAGTCGGCCCGGCGGGCCTGCGCTTCGACTTCAACGACGGCGCGCGCGTCGTCATCCCGGACTTCGGGCAGCCCCTGCCGTGGCGCGTACGCCTGAGCGACCTGCGCGACGACACCACGCTCGCCGACGTGTCGCTGTCCTCCGGCGTGGTGCGCAGTCCGGCAAAGTACTTCGTGCCGTATGGCATCACGATCTGGCTCAATGACGTGGTCGTCTTCGAGCACCGCTACGACGCCCGCGATCAGGACGTGCTCGTCCAGTTTCCGCTGGCTGCCCTCGGCGACGTGCTGGGCTGGCTGCCGTATGCGCTGCGCTTTGCCGACGTGCACGGCTGCCGCCTCGCCTGCGTGGTCACGCCGGCGGTGGCCGCGCTGTTCCGCGATGCCTATCCCGACGTGGACTTCGTGGCGCAGGAGAACGTGGAACGCCGCAAGTACTATGCAACGTACAACGTCGGCCTGTTCTTCGACGACAAGGCGCTCGTCGAGCAACCGCGCGACTTTCGCGAGACCGGACTGCATCGCACGGCGGCGCACATTCTGGGTGTGGACGATGCCGAGGCACCGGCGAGGACCGCGCTGCCGGACGTGTCCCGGCCGATGACCGAGCCCTATGTGTGCATCGCGGTGCAGAGCACGGCACAGTGCAAGTACTGGAACCACCCGGGCGGCTGGCAAGCCGTCGTGGCCGGCTTGCGCGAACGCGGCCTGCAGGTGGTGTGCATCGATCGGGAAGCGCGCGACGGCAAGGGCGACTTCTGGCAGTCGATCCCCGAAGGGGCGATCGACGCGACGGGCGATCTGCCGCTCACCGAGCGCGCCCGTTGGCTGATGCACGCGAGCGCCTTCGTCGGCCTGTCGAGCGGCCTGTCGTGGCTGGCGTGGACCATGGGCACGCCCACGGTGCTGATTTCGGGCTTCACGCTGCCGCACAATGAATTCTCGACGCCGTACCGCGTGATCGCCGAAGACGTTTGCACCGGCTGCTGGCACGATCCGGCGCTACGCTACAACCACGACGACTTTCACTGGTGTCCGCGTCACAAGGGCACACCGCGTGCGTTCGAATGCACGCGCGCCATTCACCCCACGCAAGTGCTGGCAGCCTTCGACCGGATACCGGGCACGCGCTAGGACGCCGCCAGGCCGACATGGCGGCCATCGCACCCGCGTCACATTGCGCCTAAACTACGCGCTGGTCCCCCTGCCATCGACGCCCATGGCCCTTCGTGAACGCCGTAGCCGCTCCGCCGAGCCCGCCAGCGCCGGGCCACTCGAAGATCCCGCCTTGCTGCGCCGCCTGCTGCGGGCCAAGGACCGCATGGACGCGGCGTCGCACGAGGCATGGCCCGTCAAACGACTGGCCGCGCTCAGCGGCACGTCCGAAGCGCATTTCGCCCGCTCGTTCAAGCGCGCCTTCGGCCTGCCGCCGCATCGCTACCTGCTGACGCGCCGGATCGAGCAGGCCTGCACGCTGTTGCGCGACACGGACCTCGGCGTCACCGACATCGCCTTCGCCACGGGATGGGAGAGCGTGGGGACGTTCGGACGCATCTTCCGCGACATCACCGGACAGAGCCCCAGCACGTTTCGCGTACAGGCGCGCGGCAACGACGCCCAACTGGCGCGCGTGCCGGCCTGTGTCCTGAAAGCGGCCCAGCGCCCCGACCTCAACATCGCAGTTTTGGAGAAGCGCCGCCGCGTGGCCGCGGGTACAGTCCCGCCATCAACCCAGGAGGACTTATGAATCAAGGTATCGGTGTGGTGGGCCTGTACGTCGACGATCAGGACGAAGCGCTGACGTTCTACGTCGACAAGCTCGGTTTTCGCGTCCATACGGACGTGCGGAATGGCCCCTATCGCTGGCTGACGGTGCAGCATCCGGATCAGCCGTCGTTCCAGCTCGGACTGTTCAAGCCCGGCGCGCCCATTCACGACGACGCCACCGCCCAGACGCTGCGGGCGATGGTCGCCAAGGGCGCAATGCCGCCGCTCGTCCTGCATGTCGAGGATTGCCGCGCCGAATACGCCAGACTCAAGGCCAACGGGGTCGAGTTCACGCAGGAACCGGTCGAGCGCTACGGCAACGTCGATACCGGGTTCCGCGACCCGGCCGGTAACGGCTGGAAGATGATTCAGATGGCGAAGTAATCGGGCGGCGTGCGCGGTCCGTCACGCGCGGCTCAGCCGACGTTCGTCCCACGCATGGCCGCGCCCCACGCCGAACACCTCGCCGAACTCTCGTGCAGGCATCGGTTTCCCGAACAGATACCCCTGCCCTTCGTCGCAGCCGAGCTTGCGCAGACGATCGTGCTGCTGGACCGTCTCCACGCCTTCGGCGATGGCGCCCAGTCCGAAGCCACGCGCCATGTCCACGAGCGCGCGCACGACGGCGGCGTCGGCCTCCGATTCGATCATCGATTGCACGAACGAACGGTCGATCTTGATGCGGGTGAGCGGATAGCGCCTCAACTGACTGATCGAGGCATACCCCGTGCCGAAGTCATCGAACGCGACGCCCACGCCCAGTTCGCGCAAACGTTGCAGCGTCGTGAGCACGACGTCGTCGTCGAGCGCGATGTTCTCGGTCACTTCCAGTTCGAGCGCCTGCGGTGGCAGGCCATGCCGGTTCAGCACGTGGCGTACTTCATCGACAAGGTTGCCGACGCGGAACTGCAGCGGGGACAGGTTGACGCCCATCTGGAAGTCGGGCGCGCCGTTGCGGCGCCAGAACGCCGCCTGCGCACACGCCTCGTCGAGCACCCAGAGACCGACGGTCGCGGCGAGCGGCCCGCGCTCCAGCGCCGGCAGGAACGCCGCCGGCGAGAGCAAGCCACGCTGTGGATGACGCCAGCGGATCAGCGCCTCGGCGCCGGTCAGCGAGCCGTCCTCGAGGTCGACCTGCGGCTGATAGAACAACACGAATTCACCGTCGTTGACCGCACGGTGCAGTTCGATGTTGTAGACGCGACGCTCGACCGCCTCCACGCGCAGGGCATCGACGAAGACGAACGCCTGCCCCGATCCGTGGCGCTTGGCCCGCGACAACGCGAGGTCGGCGTCGCTGATGAGGCTCAGGGCTTCCTGCG
The Pandoraea pulmonicola DNA segment above includes these coding regions:
- a CDS encoding helix-turn-helix transcriptional regulator, whose product is MALRERRSRSAEPASAGPLEDPALLRRLLRAKDRMDAASHEAWPVKRLAALSGTSEAHFARSFKRAFGLPPHRYLLTRRIEQACTLLRDTDLGVTDIAFATGWESVGTFGRIFRDITGQSPSTFRVQARGNDAQLARVPACVLKAAQRPDLNIAVLEKRRRVAAGTVPPSTQEDL
- a CDS encoding LysR family transcriptional regulator → MPFDTGEVVRRLTSRLKMRHLVLLLQIQQHGSLTRVAEHMATSQPAVTSALAELESMLGGPLFDRTPRGMTPTPLGEVVLARAQAMVHDLDHLTRDIEAVMAGHAARLHVGVIPYISGKMLAAAIQQTLAQIPQRLTVTLHEGTSEALMAQLRDHTLDVVIGRAAASVDLAQVQFEVLHHQMPRVVASRRLAARLGRSAPVWSQLAELDWVMGAPHTPMRDQLSDLFLHAGVVPPVPIVESFSSRLTGELLASSERAVSLLPADIAEELVRIAGVAIVPWSLTWTLPPVAMFTRRENPRDIHLRFTQALRAQYQMMTAGTGA
- a CDS encoding NADP-dependent malic enzyme, with product MSTNNDHQAALEYHQFPTPGKISVTASKPLVTQRDLALAYTPGVAIPCQEIAGDPAASFKYTGRGNLVGVITNGSAVLGLGNIGALASKPVMEGKAVLFKKFAGIDVFDIEITESDPDKLVDIIASLEATFGGINLEDIKAPECFTVERKLRERMRIPVFHDDQHGTAITVSAAFINGLKVVGKDIREVKVVTSGAGAAALACLELMLDLGLPIENVWVTDIDGVVFEGRTVSMDPDKARFAQKTDKRTLAEVIEGADVFLGLSAGGVLKPEMLKTMAARPLILALANPTPEIFPEDARAARDDVVLATGRSDFPNQVNNVLCFPYIFRGALDVGATTITRNMEIAAVHAIAGLAQEEPNDSVATAYGAYDLSFGPEYLIPKPFDSRLIVRIAPAVARAAMEDGVATRPIADFDAYADQLQQFVYHSGAFMKPIFSAAKQLVRDGGRARIVFAEGEEERVLRAVQVIVDEKLARPILVGRPEVLLARIEKFGLRLRLGEDVEVTNPYYDERFHQYWTSYWELRCRDGITKEMARVEMRRRLTLIGAMMVRLGDADGMICGTVGAYHDHLRFVDEVIGKQPGANTYAAMNILLLDKRTVALVDTHVNDDPTAEQIAEFTLAAARQMSWLNLNPKVALLSRSNFGSGSAASGTKMRRVLEMVTAQAPELEIDGEMHGDCALDEALRSRILPQSRLKGAANLLVCPNVDSGNIAYNLLKTGAGSNVAVGPFLLGVGAPVNVLTSSSTVRRIVNMTALTVIQANRD
- a CDS encoding amino acid ABC transporter permease; the protein is MMDWLAPKYLAWLLQGFGVTLALAMAASAAATWLGFGLALARDSRSAPFARPAAAFVAVMRNTPLLVQLFFWYFGVAALLPPGVVQWLSQPHAWHLVLFDIRWPTLETLAGFLGLTLYTTAFIGEEIRAGLRGVPPGQTHAAAALGLGRFAVFRHVVLPQAVRIAMPPLFGQYMNVVKNSSLTMAIGLADLSYASRQVETETFKTFQAFGIATLLYIGAIAVIEAVSMATTHRHAAAPSR
- a CDS encoding autotransporter strand-loop-strand O-heptosyltransferase; the protein is MTDAVPAPMSADTPTAAAGPVPAPALAPAPFARSPHQIFLSPALLPTQVGPAGLRFDFNDGARVVIPDFGQPLPWRVRLSDLRDDTTLADVSLSSGVVRSPAKYFVPYGITIWLNDVVVFEHRYDARDQDVLVQFPLAALGDVLGWLPYALRFADVHGCRLACVVTPAVAALFRDAYPDVDFVAQENVERRKYYATYNVGLFFDDKALVEQPRDFRETGLHRTAAHILGVDDAEAPARTALPDVSRPMTEPYVCIAVQSTAQCKYWNHPGGWQAVVAGLRERGLQVVCIDREARDGKGDFWQSIPEGAIDATGDLPLTERARWLMHASAFVGLSSGLSWLAWTMGTPTVLISGFTLPHNEFSTPYRVIAEDVCTGCWHDPALRYNHDDFHWCPRHKGTPRAFECTRAIHPTQVLAAFDRIPGTR
- a CDS encoding amino acid ABC transporter permease; the encoded protein is MNASAVLDNLPYLLWGDFPDGPLAGAALTLVLASVSAAASGVLGLAGGIALAMLDGPGRWVLTLVIGFFRAIPVLMLIFWTYFLLPILFGVNVPGLATVACALALIGGAYLSHTVHAGIRGVGVAQWQAGMSLGLTRAQTLRHIVLPQALRIMTPSFINQWVSLVKDTSLAYIVGVAELSFVATQVNSRLMVYPAEVFAFVALIYFVMCSVLEWLCTRLLGKPLRPQSQAPMAQKTQSRGGWRRIVAMRMPGTAGLQRIAERHQARRAAGELAERERRSDFSHDWPG
- a CDS encoding VOC family protein is translated as MNQGIGVVGLYVDDQDEALTFYVDKLGFRVHTDVRNGPYRWLTVQHPDQPSFQLGLFKPGAPIHDDATAQTLRAMVAKGAMPPLVLHVEDCRAEYARLKANGVEFTQEPVERYGNVDTGFRDPAGNGWKMIQMAK